A single genomic interval of Helianthus annuus cultivar XRQ/B chromosome 13, HanXRQr2.0-SUNRISE, whole genome shotgun sequence harbors:
- the LOC118485848 gene encoding protein FAR1-RELATED SEQUENCE 5-like, with translation MVVDLLNRDSGALRLLDDPEKGTVVEKLTEEVVRNSQHLRSLIATCEDQRQVGETSLNNYWSRSHQIIRDNQTEYENGFWKVYKLVEEHSHELVERPDKHFLPTEWHLTQLEKHVIHSMSKLNLGPVKVFNVMKTCFGGFEDVGASKVEFKNYKRYSMVFVPFTGIDNHHCNVTFGATLLASETTDTYIWLLRFFLKVVGSQLKVVVTDQDPAIKKAISAVFVDTRHRLCMWHVMHKLSLKVGVRLCNSTNFKERICGVVWTDILTPEECELEWEMVIAEFNLEDNDWLSDIFSLRESWIPAYYRMEPMSGLMRTTSRSESENHFFGQVCNSKATLVEFMTHYETAIEAQRHTHRKNDHESRYKRPLFKSSYKVLEGQAVDIYTKSIFCDVQAELIGVADCINQCYEDQPDGLLSFM, from the exons ATGGTCGTAGACCTCTTGAACCGTGATTCTGGTGCCCTTCGTCTCTTGGATGATCCCGAG AAAGGTACAGTGGTGGAGAAGCTGACGGAGGAGGTCGTAAGAAATAGTCAGCATCTTAGGAGCTTAATTGCTACTTGTGAAG ATCAAAGGCAAGTTGGTGAAACATCTTTGAACAATTACTGGTCAAGATCACATCAGATAATCAGAGATAATCAGACTG AATATGAGAATGGATTTTGGAAGGTGTATAAGTTGGTCGAGGAGCATAGTCATGAACTTGTTGAACGTCCTGATAAGCATTTTCTTCCAACTGAATGGCATCTCACTCAGCTCGAGAAGCATGTTATACACAGCATGTCTAAGCTGAATTTGGGTCCTGTCAAGgtgtttaatgttatgaagactTGTTTTGGTGGTTTTGAAGATGTGGGCGCAAGCAAAGTTGAATTTAAGAACTATAAGAG ATACTCTATGGTGTTTGTACCGTTCACTGGTATAGACAATCATCACTGCAATGTTACATTTGGTGCAACATTGTTGGCGTCGGAAACTACTGATACGTATATTTGGTTGTTAAGATTTTTTCTTAAAGTTGTTGGTTCTCAGCTAAAAGTTGTTGTCACTGACCAAGATCCAGCGATTAAAAAGGCTATTTCTGCTGTATTTGTTGACACGAGGCATCGGTTATGCATGTGGCATGTGATGCATAAACTTTCTCTGAAG GTTGGTGTTAGGCTATGCAATTCCACCAATTTTAAAGAACGTATCTGTGGTGTTGTGTGGACGGATATTCTCACACCTGAAGAGTGTGAATTAGAATGGGAAATGGTTATTGCAGAATTCAATTTAGAAGATAATGACTGGTTATCTGATATTTTTTCACTTAGGGAATCTTGGATCCCTGCGTACTATAGAATGGAGCCTATGTCTGGTCTTATGCGAACGACATCCAGGTCGGAGAGTGAGAATCATTTTTTTGGTCAAGTGTGCAATTCGAAAGCTACTCTTGTTGAGTTCATGACGCATTATGAGACTGCAATAGAAGCACAACGTCACACACATCGTAAAAATGATCATGAATCTCGATACAAAAGACCCCTGTTTAAGAGTAGTTACAAAGTGTTGGAAGGGCAAGCTGTTGATATATATACAAAAAGTATTTTTTGTGATGTTCAAGCTGAGCTTATTGGAGTTGCGGATTGCATAAATCAATGTTACGAAGATCAGCCTGATGGGTTGTTAAGTTTTATGTAA